A window of Magallana gigas chromosome 8, xbMagGiga1.1, whole genome shotgun sequence genomic DNA:
TTTTGAATCAAATAAAAGCAGGTTTTAACGTCGTAAAGATTTTATGGAAACGAATCACACATACAACAAAAAATCATAGccgtatttttcaaaacaaagcaaaacCTAAATATCCCAGACAATGAAAACTACACGTGCTATATACAAGATTGAAAACATtagtttttcataaatatcaattatgttttaattttttgaacaaaCAGCACACACAAGTTCTCTTCCTGCAACATAAGGTGGACACTTCAAGGACCCACAAGAAGCCTCTACCAGGTAAAACAGTTTTCCATCTTTATTTGTAGCGCCACCATGTAAGGTGTCTGGATGACTGTCAATACACGTGTATGCTGTTCCAGCTGCATGGTCGTTGTACCCCGCCATAAGGTAGCCCTGATATTCCAGCGTCCATCCTTTGTAACACGTTTTCCTTGCTACAATGGTAATGAATTCTTATACAATGTGTTTCCTTAATCAAACTATCTAAATGCAAGCAATGAATATTATTATCCAGATATATGTCATacattatgaaattaaatttaaaaaatgattttattgtttcaaataaacaaataaaaaaattatttttcttcttttttttactttcatctaaattgtatcatattaaagcataataatttgatttttataacttaaacaaaaacattgccCATATGCATTTATAGAATAAGCATACACGTGTAACatacatatttcttttcatttgcCATTCTCACCTGGAAACATCTTAACAACTGTTTTTTGACGAACAATACAAACAGCGCACGGAACATCGTGCTCATGAAGTGTTTGATCAAAACCTATAAAGCTATAAGTCTCATATTCTGCGCCATAAACATAAGCCTTGGCTCCATCGTGCCCATCAGTGTACCTCCCCCACTCCGGATTTCTCGGTAAACAAAGAGGTTCAACAGCGGCTCCTTTATGAGTATAATATGAGCCTCCAGTAAACCCTGCGCAAAAagttatgaaaaatttaaaaatagcagtttgaaaattaataaatccTCCGAACAAAATGTTGTTTTCAAACATAACTCCTATATCTACAACATTATATAGCAAACAATTCTGCTAGATTataagtaaaatgtaaaatcttgtttcaatttcatcctttttttcttttataatttattgtttttgttccatACATACTAATACTAATGTTGACATtattaaattcagtttttataaattttatacacatgcatactCACTCACACACAAgtataattacatacatttttcaatattagtgGTAAATGGTTACttccaacaacaacaaaacccccccccaaaaaaaaataataaaaaaataaataacaaataataatacgaatagtaataatcataatatcataaactaatctaaaatgtttttccatgtaagccacaatttttcaaaattgcgcAGCTTTTGATTTTGGATAGCAGCATATTTTTCTACATggtattttattcttaaatgacTGAGTAATTCAAGAAAATTTggcattttgttttgcattaaggatataaaaatatattgtttaacattTAGAATTATGAAGTTGATAACCCTGTTATTGTTTGACAATGGTAGATCACCGAGAATAACATTCGAAACATTAAAACCAACTCTTTCAGAGGTTTTTCTGTATATATGAAGACTTAAATCACTCCAGAGTGTTTGTACTTTATCACAAGCAATGACAACACGTATTattgtttcaacattttccatacaaaaaccacaacaatcagaagttttaatgttaattttcttaagGTATTTTCCAACAGgaacaattctatgtaagatTCGAAATTGTAACCACTGGGCAGAAGAATCACTAGtggttttataacaaattttaaaaacatcttgcGCTGATATTGTGTCTACTCCATATGGAGTAAGCTCTGCCTCCCACTTGCTGATTGAGGTTGGAATAGCCTCATTTTTATTCAAGagattataaaagattt
This region includes:
- the LOC117680656 gene encoding uncharacterized protein codes for the protein MDIIMLTLLVVVTQAETNTGSCKDMLQGYLTGQLSSALGAYQVEALRREFKTFTDVVEKSMTEFKEKIESKVKTDTSNRSVVYTRWGKKTCPSNAELVHSGFTGGSYYTHKGAAVEPLCLPRNPEWGRYTDGHDGAKAYVYGAEYETYSFIGFDQTLHEHDVPCAVCIVRQKTVVKMFPARKTCYKGWTLEYQGYLMAGYNDHAAGTAYTCIDSHPDTLHGGATNKDGKLFYLVEASCGSLKCPPYVAGRELVCAVCSKN